The Drosophila innubila isolate TH190305 chromosome 2L unlocalized genomic scaffold, UK_Dinn_1.0 4_B_2L, whole genome shotgun sequence genome segment GTGGACCATTTCCATCAGAGGTATAACTATATGACTCCGAGCGAAAGAAATTATTTGAAGAGCCTTGACCAAAGTCATTATCATAAAGCCCACTGGGAATAAGAGAGGGTGCGATGCCCGTTGCCATTAAGGGTATCTAagaagaatatttaaattaatattttattttagaattgatGGGGAGTTTACTTACCGTTTGACCTACAAGACGCCTTGAAGAGCCAAACTCTGGCTCATTGAAACCTGATGATCTTCTCCCGTTATCCGTGTTAAAATGAGATTCGAAGTTTGACTGTAGAATATTAATAAGGAAAGTAAGTATATCATATAAGTATcgatcttttaaaaatatttactgtgCGTAGTCCACTGGGAAATGGGTCGCGTGAAGGGTCGTTAGAGCGATTGGGATTATAGTATCTTGGTACGTTTGAACGGAATGGTAAACGATCATCATAATCTTCCTCTCGTGAGCTCTGAAAAGGATACCTACTTCGTCCATTTGGAAGCACAGGACCAGTTACAGCATGTGCCTCTCCAGTGGAATGCTgtcaaaagaaatatatacatagttAGAAGTGAATTGATCATCAGTAAATGAGCTCACCTCAGAGAAAGTATAATCAGAGTCATTATCCGACGATGCAAACGATGTGTTCTGATTTCCGTTCGAAGCGCCGTTCACGGGCTTGAACATATTAGAGGGTATATTACGTGTATCCCGTGCAATGCGCAACTGAAGGTGAAAGTAACTTAATTATAGTTATACTGAATAAACACCGTACGGTATGACTAACTTTCTCGACTGAAGCACTGTGGCACATCTGTAAGGGTTGCGGggagaaatattaatatttaatgggAACACACTAAATCAGATCACTTACCCCGATTCCAAAAAGTAAGCCACTTAGTAGGGCGAGGGTTACATGAGGCGAGGGAGACATTGCGAATCGACCTGGAGTGAGACGTCTCGATTTGTAGACAGCTTCCAGCACTATGACAAAGCCAACTGGCATGCCAGCTCTATTAAAATGACGATGTAGACTCTAAATTGTAGAGAGTCTAACACGTTTGACTGGAAAATGTGCAAGGCGAGAGAATCGTTGCTCGGGGTTATCAGCAATTGTTTATTAGCGGGAAAAGTCATGAAGTAAATAAatcttacatatatatttttatttacacgattcaatttaattatatgagTATGGGTACAATAGTTATTAAGAGTACATGCTTAGCGCCCATAGCTAAAGGGCAATCCATATCCGCGTGCTGGGCCAGCGTATCCGTAGCTGGGAATCAGTGGACGACGTTGAATCACATAGAGAGGTGGGTAACCATAGCTGGTCGGAGCAGGCTGATCAGGATGATCAGGCTTATTtccctccttctccttctcctcggTAGGCTTGATCTTTTCGTCTGATTTGGGTTGCTCCTCCTTAACGCCATCGGGAGAAGGCGGATTGCCGTAACCGAATCCAGGTGCCAGTCCGGAGTATTGTGGTGATGGCGCATGACGATGGAAGTGGGGTGATCCGTAGGGTGATCCGTAGGGTGAGTAAGGTGAGTAAGGTGAGTAGGGTGATCGCAAGATGGGATAACCTAAATAGGGATAGTCGGGATATTCAGCTGCACTAGACTTGGGCTTGGGTGCAGTTTCCGCATCCGGACTTAGTGGATTGTAGCCAATGCCATAGGGATATGGATATGGAAAAGGATGTGGTGGGTGAGCATGTGGTTTCTGTGGTTCCTTTGTTGTTGGCGGCACTGAGGGCggaattgttgttgccggctCTGCACCAGCTTCTTTGTCCAGTGCCAGACCCTGATTGAGTTCCAGCAGCTGCTCCTCTGGACTGGCAGTAGCTGGAGCTTCGGTCACAATTTCTGATAGAGTTGTAGTTATTATTGGCTCAATCGTCGTCATTTCATCAATTTTATGCTCTATTTCTGCTTGAGCTATGCTCCAAATGCAGCTGAGCATCAGCACCTGTGGAGATTCCCCGTAATGAGATTTAGAATATAGAATAAAGAGCAAAGCTTAAAGCTTTACTTACTTGACTAAGTAGCAATAGTTTGATATACATCTCGAAACGATCTCAACTGCCAACTGCGAGAACTTGGAGCAAACTGTTGGCCAACTCTAAGCAGCCGTTTGGCTTTTATAGACATCGCCAACAGCGCTGCCCACAAGTGTGATTATGATGTAAACCCAcaattagtttattatttctaataaTTAATCGATGTGAGACGTGAAACCCGTGTAAAGGCAATGTGTCAGCTTGTGCGTCGTcagtttggtatttttttttctaagaacTGTGTCAAATCCGGAGAAGATTTCATATGCATTTGCTGTGGTCATAAAAGttagcagctgctgcaatcAATTACAAGTGGAACCCATTTGTAATATCACTATAAAAGTGTGCACAATTACCAGTTAAAGGGCAATCTTCAATCTTCAGTTAACATGTGTAGAATTCAATTGGTAAGAAGTCTAACCTTcagattatataaattaagagcATATATGAGTAGCTTACATTTTCTAACAGGTAACTTTGTGCTGGTTGCTAATTACCGTAGTGCAAGCACTCGAAATGTCAGAGgatgcagcaggagcagcaacagatTCAGCGGGAACTGCAACAAATGCAGCAGGAACTGAAACAGATgcagcaggaacagcaaccgaagcagcaggaacaacaacagatgcagcaggagcagaagaTGCAACAGATGCTGAAGATGTCAATCCAAAGGAAGCAGAAAGCAGTGAAACCAACACAAAGACAGCGAAATCCGAAGCGGGATTAACTGCTGGAAATCATACAGAGTTTTCTACTGACCAGATGGCAAACTCGACAACAATTCCTTCTGTCACCCAACTGATCGATCTGATGACTTACAAACCGTCTGGCGAAGTGGAGAATGGCGGTGATCCGTTCGTTTCCCCAAATGGACACAAGCATGGGGCAAGACATGTGAGAGCACACGATGGTTTCCATAATATTCAGAATGAACCACTTTGGGCGCACTGGAATGATGTATTCAGCACAACAGCGCGCAGCACGACCTAGCCCAAAGACACTAATAAAGACACCCTGTATATTAGAGGCAATGCCGCACAGTGGCACCTTTTGTCAAAACAgattgcaaaaatcatatttaaaacaatatctTACCAAAAAAAGTTGTGTTTCGATCAATATATGGTGTGGTAATATAGGGTCACAGTTTGACCTTTCTATTTAAGCACTATCGGTACTTAATAACCatatgaatttgtttttattcattgaaattgtaattaattgttttaatacatatatttgaatttcatgattttgttattttttaacagaTGAGTGACGTCTTGAACTCACTGTGCGCCGCAGCGTGCACTTGTTGATTAGACACTCCGGgccaaaacaaattcaattagtgTAACAACCCTAGTGGAAAGTTATTCTTAGTTCGAATGTTGACTATAGAAAGATGCCGTTAGGTTGCGCATGCTGCTGGGTGAGAAGCGGGGAGCACAGGGGCTAAATTTATCCGGAAATAGAGTGAGTGGTTCATCAACTCCTGCCTTTGTATTGCAGTTGTTACTCCTAATGCACCTCTGTCTGGCAATAGGAAGCAGCCATCCAAAGGGAAAGCGTCATGTTGTGGTTGCCCACGATGGATTCCACAATATCAACAAGGAACCAAAGTATAGAAACTGGAGGACACGCCAGGAACAGCATGCCAAGCATCATAATCCAATTACTCAgactattataaataattaactgtATTTCAAGCAGAATGCACATGCGATCTTTATGccgcaatatatatattaattgaaatacaataGATGTTAATGGGTATCATAGCCTTCCCACACCTCACAATTCATATTATGCATTCATTTAAAATCTACAATTTTCCTTTCGCtgatttaagtatattttaaatttacattcatataaattttgtttaataacaaGAGTGCCTTCTCCAGCTTGATCGAAGTGGAGATACCCTGCATGACGTCACTTCATTGATCAGTATTAACCAGATTATACATGCAAACTGTTttataattgataataaaGCGAAAACAATCGAATAAGGCGTCTCAAATGGATTGTAAATTGGTCAAATAGTACAAATCAGCATAAATGCAATCTGCGGAAAGATACTTGAATAAATACTTCAATTAATAGCAATATGTGGAGTTTATTGTTACTTGTGTTCCTGATTTGTGTGAACAGCAATCTCATAATTGCCAGACGTAACACAAATCAATATCATTCACCTGATGATCGCCCGAGACATGTGCGTCCCCATAATTTACACAAGGAACCGTACGAAGGATACACGACTGAGCAAATGAGGGGATAAGGTCAATGGATTACTATATTACAAATATCGACAAATTGCCatagcataaataaatataactgataacaaaagaaacaacagTTTAGAGCTTTACATCAATAAAAGCAGCTTTCAATTATAGATTTCCCAGGAAAATAAGaccctttttttctttatcaaattattaacatATCACGCAAGTCAAGAATTATATAGAgacgaaatatttgaaaatatgccTGGAAAATATGACTGAATTGTGCTTGCGTGCCTGAAATATGGGCACTTCAATGCCATGGATTCCTAAGATAGTATACTGCCAAAAGAACAGATCGAATACAGGAAATAAAAGTTCCCAAATTCTCTTAAACTATCAACTGAGAGAAGGAAATAAAGGTACACATAAGGTTAAAATTacgatatttgaaaatttggcTGGCAATAAAGTTTGTGTCCAACGAATGTATAGTTTACCTGGCaccaaataaacaacaacttgaaTCTTTTGTTTGGCAGCGGCcataactttaatttcaacTAGAGTTACTTGTTGCTTGGTATCGCCACTTAAACATAGACGTCGCCTAACTTTTCACTTAATTACTGTTCACACACAACGAGAACGTCGAATTGGAATTGCTGTGGGTTGCTTAGTTCTTCCACTTGTTGTTCTCATAGTCCCACTTGGAGGTCAAGCCGGTCACAGGATTCATCTCCAAGTCGATCATACGCTTCAGTTGCGCCTTCTGGTGCTCCTCATCGAAGGTAACTGGCAGCTCGTCATAGACTGCAATTGAACAATTGTGTTAAAGGGCACTCAAAGGAATGAATATACCGTCAACCACTTACCGAACAGGTTCATCAGGACGGCAATCCAGATGGCGGCGGCGGTGAACATAAAGGCAACGCCCATGTGCATCTTCCATTCGCCAGTGCTGGCTTGGACCTCGGCAATGGTCTGGCAGAAGCTGGCACGGTACAGGGCCTTGATCTCCTGTGGGCTGAGCTTCTTCCAGTCGCCCTGCTCCTTGGTGCGCAAGGCGTTGATTTCATTGTTAGCCTCACGGAAGCGGACGGCGGGCATGGGGTAGTCAGTGCGATCTGCGTAGCAGGCGGTGCCGTTCCAGCCAAAGCCCACAATCTCACGCTTGCCAATCTTGTCCAGCGTGTGAACCGAGGCAACGCTGCCGACCTGAGCGTTGCGCGGCAACTGAGCAGCCAGCTGACGGCGCAGGGCGTTGTTGATTAGTCTGAGTGCCATAGTTTCAGATCTGCAATGACAAGTTAAGTAAGTTAAAACTTAGTGATATCTATAGATTGTTGGGAACGGCGGAAGGGGGCAACTGCAGGTAAGTGACGCATATAAGGTTATGTAACACCGGACCAGCCTACGTGCAATGCAAATTCACCAATCAATAATCATAAGATTACAAGCTGGTATTATAGATAAttcgttatttattattaacttaatatGCCCGCCCCCAGCGCAtaattttgccatttttcacAGCTCTCGTGTCGCGACTGTTGTGTAATCACAACTTTTTCCACACATTTTTTAGCGGCTCTTTACGTTTGCAGGGATGCCACTACTAAGGTCagttaataacaattaattactTTGTAACGAATTTATGCAATATGATTgagaaattgcaattttaaccTTTATTTCAAGTACTGTAACACAATTTACCAATTCTGATGTCGGCCACGGTTTGTTCTGAACGACTGACTCGCGTATTATAAATGACGCTGCCACCTGGAAGTTCATTTGAACGTCTGGCAGCTTTGAAAACTGATTTagctcattttttatttcagtgcCCTATTTCGAAAATGATGTATTTGGTAATTTTACTAGTTGAAGTtagagaattttaaatatatttacaaaaaataaattctaatttaaattgtacacCCTGACTTTTATTAACCGGAGCCGGCGCTGATCAAATCGTTCCTGTTCAGTTCGATGGAACTATTCATCGCCAACTTGACCAACTCcagaatattttcttaatatgcTGTCAAAAGCTGCCTGGTACAATACGATATttaccaattaaaattttcttgtttttggaattttcaaataataaagacattattataaatttataatatgttcCTGATAAGCATCAACAGAGCaaatgaaaactttatttttcagATCATTTTATACCAAAAGATCATTAAAAATGATTCTAACTGAACGGAACGCCACACCTTGGCTGTTTTGCGAACCCCTTTTTTATGGCGCTCACTCTTGACAACTCTGGAAACATTGACAATTAACtgcatattttgtaatttttacgCGGGTGAATTTGAAAACTCACTTTTGGTGCACTGGATATAAATAATCACTAGAGTAAGCGCATGCGCTATTCACAGCTGTTTTCGTTTCCTGCAACTCTAATCCTGCCGAGCTtagacaaaatataaataaaattactttccagttaacaaaataacaattatcgGTAAATGGACTTGGAGGTGTTTCGCCTGGCGGCGAATTACTATCACAATTTGCTCAATGCGGAGTTGCACATCAACGAATGGGTGCAGGAAAAGTAAGTCGTAGACTGGACTATCAAAAGAAATCCCCattcttttgatttatttgtattttcagcTTAAGCATAGCGGAGCCGCTTTTTAGGTTCATCAGTGTCCACCTGGAGCCAGGGAGCCTTTTCAATGTGTTAATTCCTCTGATGGGCATATTTAGCCAGGATTTACTAGTACAGCTCCTTTATATGACTGGCGTGGTTAGCACAGTGAGTTCTTTTGAGAAATGGTTAGTCCACTGAGATGAATGGAATGCgttcttatattttaatcgaTTATTATTAACAGGATGTACCCGGAATTGCGACCCCTTTGGTGGCTGCGCGAACTTTATGCAAATGGAAATAGAAATGGCATCAAGGGTGGCGTTGCTTTGCAGAGTCATGACTTAAGTTGCGAGACAAGCGGAGGAATGCCGTGTGCTCATTCTATGTCCTTGACGGCTTTCCTAATGATTGCCAGCTCGCATCTGTCCATTCCGAGCCAACGAAACAGATGGAGGTTTACTTTATATGGTTTAATAGGATGTTGCATAGTAAGTGTGTGGCTGAGTCGGCTCTATTTGGCCACAGAATTTCTGCATCAATGCTTGTTGGGTAGTTACATTGCTGTAAGCACTTTGACCAGCTTCGACAGACACTTGGAATATTTGTATAGCCGACGACGAAGATAGACGGTGACTGTGGTGCTTCTTCTTGGTTGCCTCGCCGTGTCAGTTTATTTTATCAAGCTGCGCTTCGGTCTCGATCCACATTGGTCTGTGCGACAGGTTA includes the following:
- the LOC117780055 gene encoding uncharacterized protein LOC117780055; this encodes MPVGFVIVLEAVYKSRRLTPGRFAMSPSPHVTLALLSGLLFGIGMCHSASVEKLRIARDTRNIPSNMFKPVNGASNGNQNTSFASSDNDSDYTFSEHSTGEAHAVTGPVLPNGRSRYPFQSSREEDYDDRLPFRSNVPRYYNPNRSNDPSRDPFPSGLRTSNFESHFNTDNGRRSSGFNEPEFGSSRRLVGQTIPLMATGIAPSLIPSGLYDNDFGQGSSNNFFRSESYSYTSDGNGPPQVERNVFDSRLGHGQSSRNF
- the LOC117780054 gene encoding vacuolar protein sorting-associated protein 37C encodes the protein MYIKLLLLSQVLMLSCIWSIAQAEIEHKIDEMTTIEPIITTTLSEIVTEAPATASPEEQLLELNQGLALDKEAGAEPATTIPPSVPPTTKEPQKPHAHPPHPFPYPYPYGIGYNPLSPDAETAPKPKSSAAEYPDYPYLGYPILRSPYSPYSPYSPYGSPYGSPHFHRHAPSPQYSGLAPGFGYGNPPSPDGVKEEQPKSDEKIKPTEEKEKEGNKPDHPDQPAPTSYGYPPLYVIQRRPLIPSYGYAGPARGYGLPFSYGR
- the LOC117779793 gene encoding uncharacterized protein LOC117779793 isoform X2; the encoded protein is MCRIQLVTLCWLLITGTTTDAAGAEDATDAEDVNPKEAESSETNTKTAKSEAGLTAGNHTEFSTDQMANSTTIPSVTQLIDLMTYKPSGEVENGGDPFVSPNGHKHGARHVRAHDGFHNIQNEPLWAHWNDVFSTTARSTT
- the LOC117779793 gene encoding uncharacterized protein LOC117779793 isoform X1; protein product: MSEDAAGAATDSAGTATNAAGTETDAAGTATEAAGTTTDAAGAEDATDAEDVNPKEAESSETNTKTAKSEAGLTAGNHTEFSTDQMANSTTIPSVTQLIDLMTYKPSGEVENGGDPFVSPNGHKHGARHVRAHDGFHNIQNEPLWAHWNDVFSTTARSTT
- the LOC117779794 gene encoding uncharacterized protein LOC117779794, with amino-acid sequence MPLGCACCWLLLLMHLCLAIGSSHPKGKRHVVVAHDGFHNINKEPKYRNWRTRQEQHAKHHNPITQTIINN
- the LOC117779792 gene encoding cytochrome c oxidase subunit 4 isoform 1, mitochondrial; this translates as MALRLINNALRRQLAAQLPRNAQVGSVASVHTLDKIGKREIVGFGWNGTACYADRTDYPMPAVRFREANNEINALRTKEQGDWKKLSPQEIKALYRASFCQTIAEVQASTGEWKMHMGVAFMFTAAAIWIAVLMNLFVYDELPVTFDEEHQKAQLKRMIDLEMNPVTGLTSKWDYENNKWKN
- the LOC117779959 gene encoding LOW QUALITY PROTEIN: uncharacterized protein LOC117779959 (The sequence of the model RefSeq protein was modified relative to this genomic sequence to represent the inferred CDS: substituted 1 base at 1 genomic stop codon), whose protein sequence is MDLEVFRLAANYYHNLLNAELHINEWVQENLSIAEPLFRFISVHLEPGSLFNVLIPLMGIFSQDLLVQLLYMTGVVSTVSSFEKWMYPELRPLWWLRELYANGNRNGIKGGVALQSHDLSCETSGGMPCAHSMSLTAFLMIASSHLSIPSQRNRWRFTLYGLIGCCIVSVWLSRLYLATEFLHQCLLGSYIAVSTLTSFDRHLEYLYSRRRRXTVTVVLLLGCLAVSVYFIKLRFGLDPHWSVRQKPKPTENLPNVQGQF